One window of Saprospiraceae bacterium genomic DNA carries:
- a CDS encoding T9SS type A sorting domain-containing protein: MNLKIIILLFISLGTIQSQDFFSRIYTVPEDRTGFVNQWPNWLSAIFPTDSLIYAFGYSADTTYKEIYGTAFYVFDWHGNLLDYYHIKDDDVYNYFYPEGIQTWDGITFYTGFNLRNKQESILKFNRITREQKVFEIKNLLYNNGAILDNNLSADPRGYLITASRVETGIPNQWRKVQVTKIDTSGKIIWHTIIGKEPITTFTNYPNSTYVDNDGFIYVGVGYTDDFGLGSPSTYESIFYKLDSDGNLVNSINSKPSQGFFEIYDIAQNEKGWFYLSSNYNYNESPTFPTGNRGYGIVQILDSTLKFKGFIKLNIDPLYRGPSWNASFDKIIRTNNKDGFLLAGSLPFRDTIFEYIDSTQSYDTIYWSHHILNLVKINDTSKIEWKRTYRIRNGKDDGYIYDIKSCPTGGYILAASSYLDDAYEKYKEPYWMPWLIKVDDDGCFIPGCGLVNNIDFQSQIDNEIIFYPNPASKYIVILNSSEINVIYSIYTLEGKFVDKFSSQQQGEQIIIPLSNYLTGAYFIKASFQNGHIVSKIFFKE; this comes from the coding sequence ATGAACCTAAAAATTATTATTTTATTATTTATTTCTTTGGGAACTATCCAGAGTCAAGATTTCTTTAGTCGTATATATACGGTACCAGAGGATAGAACAGGGTTTGTAAATCAATGGCCAAATTGGCTAAGTGCCATTTTCCCCACAGACTCATTAATTTATGCTTTTGGTTATTCGGCAGATACTACTTACAAAGAAATATATGGCACAGCATTTTATGTTTTTGATTGGCATGGTAATTTGTTGGATTATTATCACATAAAAGACGACGATGTTTATAATTATTTTTATCCAGAAGGAATACAAACTTGGGATGGAATCACTTTTTACACTGGTTTTAATCTTAGAAATAAGCAAGAGTCAATTTTAAAATTTAATCGTATTACGAGAGAACAAAAGGTTTTTGAAATAAAAAATCTTCTTTATAATAATGGCGCGATACTAGACAATAACCTATCAGCAGATCCAAGAGGTTATTTAATAACTGCAAGTAGGGTAGAAACAGGTATTCCAAATCAATGGAGAAAAGTTCAAGTAACAAAAATTGATACTTCAGGAAAAATTATTTGGCATACAATCATTGGTAAAGAACCTATTACTACTTTTACCAATTACCCTAATTCTACTTATGTTGATAATGATGGTTTTATTTATGTTGGAGTTGGTTACACGGATGACTTTGGGTTAGGATCTCCTTCAACTTATGAAAGTATATTTTATAAATTGGATTCTGATGGAAATTTGGTAAATAGTATTAATTCCAAACCATCACAAGGGTTTTTTGAAATTTATGATATAGCTCAAAATGAAAAAGGCTGGTTTTACCTTTCGTCAAATTATAATTATAATGAATCTCCAACCTTTCCTACTGGAAATAGAGGTTATGGTATTGTCCAAATTTTAGATTCCACTCTTAAATTTAAAGGTTTTATTAAACTAAATATTGATCCTCTTTATCGAGGTCCATCTTGGAATGCCAGTTTTGATAAAATAATCAGAACTAATAATAAAGATGGGTTTCTATTAGCTGGTTCACTTCCATTTAGGGATACAATATTTGAATATATTGATTCCACTCAGAGTTATGACACAATTTATTGGAGTCACCATATTTTAAATTTAGTCAAAATAAATGATACAAGTAAAATTGAATGGAAAAGAACTTATCGCATACGAAATGGCAAAGATGACGGATATATTTATGATATAAAATCTTGTCCAACCGGCGGGTATATTTTAGCGGCTTCTTCATATTTAGATGATGCTTATGAAAAATATAAAGAGCCTTATTGGATGCCTTGGCTAATTAAGGTTGATGATGACGGATGCTTTATCCCAGGATGTGGTTTAGTAAATAATATTGATTTTCAATCTCAGATAGATAATGAGATAATATTTTATCCCAATCCGGCGAGTAAATATATTGTTATTTTAAATTCAAGTGAAATTAATGTTATTTATAGTATATATACTTTAGAAGGAAAATTTGTTGACAAATTTAGTTCACAACAGCAGGGGGAACAAATAATTATCCCTCTTTCCAATTACTTGACAGGAGCTTATTTTATAAAAGCTAGCTTTCAAAATGGACATATTGTATCTAAAATATTTTTTAAAGAATAA
- a CDS encoding JAB domain-containing protein, which produces MKKKLNQESGLVWQVAEIGIVYRNKIPISEQPTISSSKDAEKVFREHWSNDIEVLEEFYAIYLNRVNKPKGIFHASKGGLAGTVADQRIIFGIAVQIFATSIIIAHNHPSGNLKPSNQDLELTLRLKQSGLILETPVVDHLILAPQQGFYSFSDEGRL; this is translated from the coding sequence ATGAAAAAGAAACTCAATCAAGAGTCCGGCCTTGTATGGCAAGTCGCCGAAATTGGAATTGTGTACCGGAATAAGATTCCAATTTCAGAGCAACCAACCATTAGTTCATCCAAAGATGCCGAAAAGGTATTTCGGGAACATTGGAGCAATGACATTGAAGTGCTGGAGGAATTCTATGCTATTTACCTAAATAGAGTAAATAAACCTAAAGGGATTTTTCATGCTAGTAAAGGTGGACTTGCTGGAACAGTAGCAGATCAAAGAATCATCTTTGGAATCGCTGTTCAAATTTTTGCAACATCCATCATAATTGCACATAATCATCCATCAGGAAATCTGAAACCAAGTAATCAAGACTTGGAATTAACTCTAAGACTCAAACAAAGTGGATTGATATTGGAAACTCCAGTAGTTGATCATTTAATCCTTGCTCCACAACAAGGCTTCTATTCCTTCTCAGATGAAGGCAGACTCTAA
- a CDS encoding T9SS type A sorting domain-containing protein produces MNTTISTPTRFARNVIVEPKVALVIESTVYMPQKGRIILQPGAILNINGGSITLGTFPDICNERTGDPRFWYGIEMQLSTTSSYPKLYCTNGTIEFSEMGIHNDSSRAAGNLFVNISNGTFRNNKHSIHILRGPYIGATPIFINKTRFYIDNSFPLSYYYTQVKIDNSKINFDSCKFDNPSTKHPLDSNSYCIKAMGATLEIQRTTFKDSLYGVQVLSAISPVTVNLTKSKFSNMFVGVNTTAGVNNYSITKDTFDTSWKYGILSTGCTGYNINNNLFNNSGFYNNSVGILMQESGTAENYIQKNVFSYLKYGDIAQGLNGDDNFGLQYRCNTHFNSISKDFLFQGKVSGFQGSRLNAAGNTSDGYVSFDLTSPDVSKINYYYRDISGERPTSTPSSKMNKVITDTLNCKLIGKPDSANHFQVYTPFKDTVIIRQDLYVDSIDGGNTSTLLSNIANATIGTANSVYFGVISKSPWLSADVALALYNRNDLYDSSKRAQILYKNPDLFRSGTFRSAVANASNPLPTSSLEALDTLTNYTTSRTNLETEISDLHQEMSALCFDKLNELKMDTIDNSDSIIVWLERADDYGSRRELVEVNYLNGDFTNASSALSDLGGLNGLTEAQTSDVEGLGDLLPYLIDVRNDDRYEGTLNDTEIVWMIDFVNDNSNQAGDEVKSLLKFYYDIDINGFENLRGSHVNEHGIPEDNVTISKVKVVSDGVNIYPNPSKDELLISLPTNELEWEIVILDLNGVILSKSITSSFNHIIDLSKMTTGVYLIRLTNGKGENISRRIQIFK; encoded by the coding sequence GTGAATACCACTATTTCAACCCCAACTCGATTCGCTAGAAATGTAATTGTTGAACCCAAAGTTGCTCTTGTTATTGAGTCAACTGTTTATATGCCACAGAAAGGTAGAATTATTTTACAACCTGGAGCCATTTTGAATATAAATGGTGGTTCTATCACTTTAGGTACTTTCCCTGATATATGCAATGAAAGAACAGGAGACCCTAGATTTTGGTATGGTATTGAAATGCAGCTTTCTACGACTAGTTCATACCCAAAATTGTATTGCACAAATGGGACCATCGAGTTTTCAGAAATGGGAATTCATAATGATTCTAGTAGAGCAGCAGGCAACTTATTTGTTAATATATCAAATGGGACATTTAGGAATAACAAACATAGCATTCATATTCTTAGAGGGCCATATATTGGCGCAACACCAATTTTTATTAATAAGACAAGGTTTTACATTGATAATTCTTTTCCACTCTCTTATTACTATACGCAAGTGAAAATTGATAATTCTAAAATTAATTTTGATAGTTGTAAATTTGATAATCCTTCTACCAAGCACCCACTAGATTCTAATTCTTATTGCATCAAAGCAATGGGGGCTACATTAGAAATTCAAAGAACAACCTTTAAAGATAGCTTATATGGTGTGCAGGTTCTTTCGGCAATCTCACCAGTAACAGTAAATTTAACCAAGAGTAAGTTTAGTAATATGTTTGTAGGAGTTAATACTACTGCTGGTGTTAACAATTATTCAATAACAAAAGACACTTTTGATACATCCTGGAAATATGGAATCCTTAGTACCGGATGCACCGGGTATAATATTAATAACAATTTATTTAATAATTCTGGTTTCTATAACAATTCTGTGGGAATTTTAATGCAGGAATCAGGAACGGCTGAGAATTATATTCAAAAGAATGTCTTCTCTTATCTTAAATATGGCGATATTGCTCAAGGTCTAAATGGAGATGACAATTTTGGATTACAGTATCGGTGTAATACTCATTTCAATAGCATTTCAAAAGATTTTTTATTCCAAGGAAAGGTTTCAGGATTCCAGGGTTCAAGACTTAATGCTGCAGGAAATACCTCTGATGGTTATGTTTCATTTGATCTGACTAGCCCTGATGTAAGTAAAATTAACTACTATTATCGAGACATTTCTGGGGAGAGACCTACTTCTACTCCATCAAGTAAAATGAACAAAGTAATTACAGATACGCTTAATTGTAAATTGATTGGAAAGCCTGACAGCGCGAATCATTTCCAAGTATATACGCCATTTAAGGATACTGTAATTATTAGGCAAGATTTATATGTTGATTCAATTGATGGCGGAAATACATCTACTTTGCTTTCTAACATTGCTAATGCAACTATTGGAACAGCTAATAGTGTATATTTTGGAGTGATATCAAAATCTCCTTGGCTTAGCGCGGATGTGGCACTTGCTTTATACAATCGAAATGACCTTTATGATTCTTCAAAGAGAGCTCAGATATTGTATAAAAATCCAGACTTGTTTAGATCAGGTACTTTTAGGTCAGCTGTAGCCAATGCATCTAATCCTTTACCCACATCATCATTAGAAGCGTTAGATACATTGACTAATTATACCACATCAAGAACCAATCTTGAGACTGAAATATCTGACTTACACCAAGAGATGAGTGCCCTATGTTTTGATAAATTAAACGAACTTAAAATGGACACGATAGATAATTCAGATAGTATAATTGTTTGGTTGGAGAGAGCAGATGATTATGGATCTCGAAGAGAGCTGGTTGAAGTGAATTATTTGAATGGAGATTTTACAAATGCGTCTTCTGCACTTTCCGATTTAGGAGGATTAAATGGATTAACTGAAGCGCAAACTTCCGATGTCGAAGGACTTGGCGATCTTCTCCCATATTTGATTGATGTTCGGAATGATGATAGGTATGAAGGAACTCTAAATGATACCGAAATAGTTTGGATGATTGATTTTGTAAATGACAACTCAAATCAAGCTGGAGACGAGGTTAAATCTCTTTTGAAATTCTATTATGATATTGATATTAACGGTTTTGAAAATCTTAGGGGATCGCATGTTAATGAACATGGAATACCTGAGGACAATGTAACAATATCAAAAGTAAAAGTCGTTTCAGATGGAGTAAATATTTATCCGAATCCAAGTAAAGACGAATTATTAATCTCATTACCAACAAATGAGTTAGAATGGGAAATAGTTATACTTGATTTAAATGGAGTAATTTTATCGAAATCAATTACAAGTTCATTTAATCATATAATTGATCTATCTAAAATGACAACTGGTGTTTATTTAATCCGTTTAACCAATGGAAAAGGAGAAAATATTAGTCGTAGAATCCAGATCTTCAAGTAA